From the genome of Candidatus Hydrogenedentota bacterium, one region includes:
- a CDS encoding PAS domain-containing protein has product MGKRKCYEDTGVVDLSAQHRQQFASYYAELRRMAWVFCLGLAIALSIEFFGRILFLFFNVPVYFFFFFSAVALVIFGSVATYILFRLRSSTLVRTLICCGVAVIIVSQVYDVLLSWNLFPLLGFVQENRVTQFILSILFATGFTAVFASFYISIFETHRAKIEAEYRHYLLQAEQEERKKIAAQLYASQQALRTLIEANPESLLLLDTDYNIVVSNSSAHERLAGGDPALENKSLLSFFTAEQTALVHNCFEKAKNEGSICRFEMERFGKIYDCCLCPIQDETGRIQQYAFVEIDITARKEIERTQQSLTEYLEQQILTRTEDLRQVTKRLEDALTLNKELITVSPVGIVAFNDEGFCVVANAAAEEALNLSLEAFFETNFMDTINLIYPQLGEALDIALKTETRSKGELHIRCEDCGPVYNEYFLSPFQSEDKAHVLLILKDVTEQRLAKAQLEKERQLFENAKRLSELDILTSSIAHEIKSPLSIILMGTQSIQHLMEEYPPDREMMNHSLKIIDRNAYRSLDILQSLSSVCRMDNHAPHYEASAAKLVHDAVSMCPYRLYENDIVLHLSCDDSLSCYCQPTQITQVLLNLLNNAHEAVAELEEKWIRLEVVRSLTTILRQFL; this is encoded by the coding sequence ATGGGAAAGAGGAAGTGTTATGAAGACACAGGGGTAGTGGATTTGTCTGCGCAGCATCGGCAGCAATTTGCCTCGTACTATGCAGAATTGCGGCGGATGGCTTGGGTGTTTTGTCTCGGTCTCGCCATTGCACTTTCTATTGAGTTCTTCGGTCGGATACTATTTCTTTTTTTTAATGTACCCGTCTATTTTTTCTTCTTTTTCAGTGCTGTAGCCTTGGTTATTTTTGGGAGCGTTGCCACGTATATTCTCTTTCGCCTGCGCAGTTCAACCTTAGTGAGAACGTTGATTTGTTGCGGTGTGGCGGTGATTATTGTATCTCAAGTTTATGATGTCCTCTTGTCTTGGAATCTCTTTCCTCTTCTGGGTTTCGTGCAGGAAAACAGAGTTACTCAATTCATTTTAAGTATTTTATTTGCAACCGGTTTTACGGCGGTGTTTGCCAGCTTCTACATCTCTATTTTTGAAACACATCGCGCAAAAATCGAAGCAGAGTACCGCCACTACTTGTTACAGGCCGAGCAAGAAGAACGCAAAAAGATTGCTGCCCAGTTGTACGCCAGTCAACAGGCCTTGCGCACCTTAATCGAGGCGAATCCGGAATCGCTGCTGTTGTTGGACACAGACTATAACATTGTTGTGTCTAACTCCTCCGCTCATGAACGGCTTGCCGGCGGCGATCCTGCCCTTGAAAATAAGAGCCTTCTTTCGTTTTTTACGGCGGAGCAGACTGCACTGGTTCACAATTGTTTTGAAAAGGCAAAAAACGAAGGATCCATATGTCGTTTTGAAATGGAACGTTTTGGAAAGATTTATGACTGCTGTCTATGTCCCATCCAAGACGAAACAGGCCGTATTCAACAATATGCCTTTGTAGAAATTGATATTACGGCGCGAAAGGAAATTGAGCGGACGCAGCAGAGTCTGACCGAGTATTTGGAACAACAGATTCTTACCCGCACAGAAGATCTGCGCCAAGTAACGAAACGGCTGGAAGACGCACTTACACTCAATAAAGAATTGATCACCGTATCGCCTGTTGGGATTGTTGCCTTTAACGATGAAGGCTTCTGTGTGGTGGCAAATGCCGCGGCTGAAGAAGCACTTAATTTATCGTTGGAGGCATTTTTCGAAACGAATTTTATGGATACCATTAACTTGATCTATCCACAATTGGGTGAGGCGCTCGACATAGCCTTGAAAACGGAAACCCGCAGCAAAGGTGAACTTCACATCCGTTGTGAGGATTGCGGCCCTGTTTATAATGAATATTTTCTTTCTCCTTTTCAAAGTGAAGATAAGGCGCACGTGCTGCTCATACTCAAGGACGTTACAGAACAGAGGTTGGCAAAAGCCCAGCTTGAAAAAGAAAGACAATTATTTGAAAATGCTAAACGCTTGTCGGAGTTAGATATTTTGACCAGCAGCATTGCCCATGAAATCAAGTCGCCTCTCAGCATCATTCTAATGGGTACGCAAAGCATACAGCACTTGATGGAAGAGTATCCGCCCGACCGGGAGATGATGAACCACTCTCTAAAAATTATTGATCGTAACGCCTACCGTTCCTTAGATATTCTTCAATCCCTCAGCTCGGTATGTCGTATGGACAACCATGCGCCCCATTACGAGGCGTCTGCTGCAAAACTTGTTCACGATGCGGTGTCCATGTGTCCCTATCGCTTATATGAAAATGACATTGT